A region of the Pantoea alfalfae genome:
TTCAAAATGGTGAAAGATCCCAAAATATCCTTTCCAGTTTAGGTTAAGCCTCTGAGATGTGACAATCAGGCAACTCTGGTTGTATGCTTTGCCGCCTGATTAATCATTCTGCAGGCACCAGATCGCTATGAGCAAACCGCCGCTAATCTTTATTATCGTTCTGGCGATTATCGCCGTGCTGGCGACCCGTCAGTTCATTAAGCAACGCCGGGAAGTGGCGGTGAATGACGCTTCACCCGAGCGTTCTCTGCAGGTTGAGGTCAAAACCAAACGTGAATTTCCTGCACCCAATCGCCGTTCACGGCAGCGGGAAGTTATCGCCGGGGAAGAGATGCGCTACGAGGTGCTGCTTCACCCGCTGAACGGTGCCAGCGACATCAAAGTGCAGCTTAAAGAGGCGGAATATCATCAGCTGGACAAGGGTGCCAAAGGCGAGCTGAAGATGCAGGGCACGCGCTTTATCAGCTTCACACCCCGGCAGTAACAGGCGGGCATTGCGCCCGCCCGGGTTTATTTCTTACGTGGGAAGTTTTTCTTCTGCCAGGCGACCAGTTCGAATACCCCGAACAGAAACACTTTGGCCTGGGTGACGCGGTCAATCGGCGGCGCATCTTTGGTCTGCGTGGTGCGCAGTAACACCAGCTGCAGACCATGCATCAGGATCATGAAAATCAGCGCAACGTTGATAAAATAAGTCAGTGGCTTCGGGTAGGGATGGACCAGATTAGCCAGTAAAAATCCCCACACGCATAGCATCAACAGACGCCCCAAATTAAGTAACATCCTGCGTCTCCTGTTGACGTTGATACAAACGATAAGCCACTTGTCCGGCTATTTTCTCGCGATAAAGATCCCACTCTGGCGGCACCGGCGGTGCGCCATTTTCCACTTCACTTTCGACGTAAATCAGCGCCTGGTCGGCCAGCCAGTGATTCTGCTCCAGCAACTGTAACGTCTGTTCCAGCAATCCCTGACGAAACGGCGGATCAATAAACACCACATCAAAGGGTGTACCCGCCTGTGCCAGCCAGTTTAGCGCATTGGTCTGAACCACGGTGCCATTCGTGGCGCGCAGCGTCTGCAGATTTTTTGATAACTGCTGTGCTACCGGACGTTCCAGCTCCAGCAGCGTCGCCGATCCCGCGTAACGCGACAGCGCTTCCAGTCCTAATGCGCCGCTACCGGCAAAGCAGTCGAGGCAGCGCGCTTCTGGCAGCACCGGGGCCAGCCAGTTAAACAGCGTCTCGCGAACCCGATCGGTCGTGGGGCGCAGTCCGGCGCTGTCCGGCACCGGCAGTTTGCGTCCGCGCCACTGGCCGCCAATGATGCGAATCTGCCCGGCACCGCCTGTACTGCGGGGGTTTTTATTCATCTTGCTCACAACTCGTCATAATTTGTTGCGTAGTTTAACGGGCGAATCGGTGAGAAGAAACGTTAAAAAAGGGTGCTGTGGTGAGCTGGCTGGAAAGTGTTAGACTACTGAGTTGCTGAAGTCATGCATTATTCTGCGGTTTACGCCGGTCTGGCGCTGACCAATTTCATTGATTTACCCCTGGAAACCACGCGCGACCGGGACAAAGCCATCGAGGAGTGTCGTCACACAATGGCAAAAGAGAAAAAACGTGGCTTTTTTTCCTGGCTGGGATTTGGCAAAGAGGAAGAGAAACAACCTGTAGCGGAGGAGCAGACACCAGAGGTCGCTGAACCCGCACAGCAGCAGACAGAACAGGAAGCCCCGGCATTAAGCCAGGCTGAAGCACAAGCGGAAGAGACTGTCGTCATCACCGAAACGGTGGCCGGGCAGCAGCGTGAGGCGGAAGTCACTGCGGCAGCGCCGCATGAATCAGCACCTGCGGTGCTGGATGAGGCTGAGCCGATTGAGGCCGACCCTGAAGCGCTGCTGGAGGTTGCCGCACCTGAACATGATGCGACGCCGGTCATAGCCGACGACGACGTGGTCACGCCGATCGCTGACGCGGAACCCGCAGACGCGCCGTTAAGCGAAGAAGAGCTGACGGCACTGGCGCTC
Encoded here:
- a CDS encoding DUF2500 domain-containing protein, with amino-acid sequence MSKPPLIFIIVLAIIAVLATRQFIKQRREVAVNDASPERSLQVEVKTKREFPAPNRRSRQREVIAGEEMRYEVLLHPLNGASDIKVQLKEAEYHQLDKGAKGELKMQGTRFISFTPRQ
- a CDS encoding DUF1145 family protein; translated protein: MLLNLGRLLMLCVWGFLLANLVHPYPKPLTYFINVALIFMILMHGLQLVLLRTTQTKDAPPIDRVTQAKVFLFGVFELVAWQKKNFPRKK
- the rsmD gene encoding 16S rRNA (guanine(966)-N(2))-methyltransferase, which codes for MNKNPRSTGGAGQIRIIGGQWRGRKLPVPDSAGLRPTTDRVRETLFNWLAPVLPEARCLDCFAGSGALGLEALSRYAGSATLLELERPVAQQLSKNLQTLRATNGTVVQTNALNWLAQAGTPFDVVFIDPPFRQGLLEQTLQLLEQNHWLADQALIYVESEVENGAPPVPPEWDLYREKIAGQVAYRLYQRQQETQDVT